The genomic segment GGGCAACATGCTCGTCCTGCGCGGTGAGAAGAAGCACGAAAAAGAAGAGCGCAAGCGAGATTACCATTACGTCGAACGGCAGTTCGGCAGCTTCCATCGTGCGATCCCGCTGCCCAGCACGATCGATCCGAACAAGGTCGAGGCGACCTACAAGGACGGCGTGCTCTCGGTTTCGGTGGCCAAACGCCCCGAGGCCCAGCCCAAGCGCATCGCCGTGAAGGCCGGTTAACGCGCGGGCCGATCAAATCGTGCTGTCGTAGAGCCAAGACGAGACGCTTGCGTACGCGCAAATCTCGGATCTCGTCGACAAGCCCCGGGTTCAAACTCGGGGCTTTCGCGCGCGCAGTTTGCCTTAATCACGGCACGGAATGACGGCTCGGAGCCGTCGCGGCGAAGCTTCCCCGGCGGTGGGTTTCGACGCGGATCAGCTCGCCGCGCTCGTCCCAGTATCGCCATTCGCCATCTTTTTCCCCATCCA from the Planctomycetia bacterium genome contains:
- a CDS encoding Hsp20/alpha crystallin family protein; its protein translation is MDTSLARMREEMDNLFERWMGGGRGFFEPLGELFRSGVGPRVELSESDKEITLKAELPGVRPDDVEISIEGNMLVLRGEKKHEKEERKRDYHYVERQFGSFHRAIPLPSTIDPNKVEATYKDGVLSVSVAKRPEAQPKRIAVKAG